The Sesamum indicum cultivar Zhongzhi No. 13 linkage group LG6, S_indicum_v1.0, whole genome shotgun sequence genome has a segment encoding these proteins:
- the LOC105165170 gene encoding uncharacterized protein LOC105165170 has product MERMVRPSRSDVHLNGEAAARVEAATRDYFDRAAPKRHTKPQRSDYSSAYVDGFSAHDTVIPEYLHFQRLEKDDVQKLVYKGSTADDEFVETKYYSDLNGVDKQHHTTGTGFIKVDSINGKGFSLSADTAAECHASCRGNPATNDWIPATADMVDFISGKPNRSG; this is encoded by the exons ATGGAGCGTATGGTGAGGCCGAGTCGCAGCGATGTTCACTTGAACGGGGAGGCAGCGGCGAGGGTGGAGGCCGCCACCCGAGACTACTTCGACCGGGCAGCGCCCAAGCGGCACACCAAGCCTCAACGCAGCGACTACTCTTCTGCATATGTGGATGGCTTTTCAGCCCATGACACTGTCATTCCTGAATATCTTCACTTCCAACGTCTTGAGAAGGATGATGTACAG AAGCTGGTTTACAAAGGAAGTACGGCTGACGACGAGTTTGTGGAAACCAAATATTACAGTGATCTCAATGGCGTTGACAAGCAGCATCACACG ACTGGAACAGGGTTCATAAAAGTGGATAGCATAAATGGGAAGGGCTTCAGCCTGTCTGCAGATACTGCTGCTGAATGCCACGCCTCATGCAGGGGAAATCCTGCTACTAATGACTGGATTCCTGCTACTGCTGATATG gTGGATTTTATCTCTGGCAAGCCCAACAGGAGTGGTTGA